The proteins below come from a single Pogoniulus pusillus isolate bPogPus1 chromosome 39, bPogPus1.pri, whole genome shotgun sequence genomic window:
- the LOC135191351 gene encoding skin secretory protein xP2-like has translation MPPHLREMPAGRSLSPAPTTHQPSPLRCRPSPRVPAHGGGIQPAPDTMEIQGRAPVTPPPASVQLRRPLIPAQPEYGGEPRLPSAFPGIRPPPSPGALPVPRRAPSPGAFPAPLPAPAPPPLVAVNPSPASAPGSGDNGAAGNRATASSLPRRRNKARSGAGSPRTAPRSQHRHTWSAIKLLPHGSAMLESLRVEKTLKTIKSSHQPTTTTAVQPSPSAPHLCLLNISSDDDSTTTSLGGLFQCASRKAGDRLPRSIGSRQRCCQRLTAPSCSHQLLPVQYAAELIIIQR, from the exons ATGCCCCCGCACCTCCGGGAGATGCCCGCGGGCAGGAGCCTCTCGCCAGCCCCAACCACTCACCAGCCCTCGCCGCTCCGGTGCCGCCCGTCTCCTCGGGTGCCGGCTCACGGCGGGGGAATCCAGCCGGCTCCCGACACCATGGAGATCCAGGGCCGGGCTCCCGTTACTCCTCCGCCTGCCTCGGTTCAGCTCCGCCGGCCCCTCATCCCTGCGCAGCCCGAGTACGGCGGCGAGCCCCGGCTCCCCTCCGCCTTCCCCGGCATCCGCCCGCCGCCGAGCCCGGGCGCGCTCCCGGTTCCCCGCCGAGCCCCGAGCCCGGGCGCGTTCCCGGCTCCGCTCCCCGCCCCCGCGCCACCCCCGCTCGTCGCCGTTAACCCTTCGCCAGCCTCGGCGCCGGGCAGCGGGGATAACGGTGCGGCGGGGAACCGAGCTACCGCATCCTCCCTCCCCCGCCGCCGAAACAAAGCCCGGAGCGGGGCTGGCTCACCCCGCACGGCTCCGCGCTCCCAGCACCGGCACACCTGGAGCGCAATCAAGCTGCTCCCACATGGCTCGG CGATGCTGGAGTCGCTTCgggtggaaaagacccttaagaccATCAAGAGCAGCCATCAACCCACAACCACCACGGCCGTTCAGCCGAGCCCCtcggcaccacatctctgcctcttaaacatctccagcgatgatgactccaccaccacctccctgggcggcctgttccaat GCGCCAGCCGtaaggcaggggacaggcttcCGAGGAGCATCGGCAGTCGGCAGCGCTGCTGCCAGCGGCTGACAGCTCCTAGCTGCTCGCATCAGCTCTTACCCGTGCAATACGCAGCAGAGCTAATAATTATTCAGCGCTAA